The following are from one region of the Flavobacteriaceae bacterium UJ101 genome:
- the mdoB gene encoding phosphatidylglycerol--membrane-oligosaccharide glycerophosphotransferase (KEGG: pha:PSHAa2774 phosphoglycerol transferase), which translates to MKISYMNSKRFKLLKTFLLVFLSISFIIRLSFTFWVLEEINSSIIGSFLIGFLYDVGTIAFFTIPYTLYLLLLPNRFVGSIFDKILTYFAYTVGVLIFLFSFFAEITFWDEFKRRFNFIAVDYLIYTYEVVANINESYPLPILISVMLVLVLGITFITYKKNVFKDTFDSIAPRKQKWMLFFANVFVVLLFTFFIKNKDAEWSQNRYVNEISKAGIYSFFSAFRNNEIDYQEFYATLPEKEVKKSIESILKIQHPEKEKLSIRRKIDNGGEELKSNVIFICIESLSASFLERFGNEEHITPTLDSLTREGIFFSNLLATGTRTVRGMEAITLSIPPTPGRSIVKRPDNRGLFTIGEVFKQKGYQRNFFYGGDGYFDNMNQFFGGNGFNIYDRGRGFLLGDDIQTIRTNIDDDEVTFENAWGVCDEDIYKKVIKQADESFQKEEPFFDFVMTTSNHKPYTYPENAIDIPSGTGRDGAVKYTDYAIKQFLKEIKNKPWYQNTVIVIMSDHCASSAGKWELDVENYHIPAMILNLPESSSKEVHKLCSQIDLFPTLFGLLHWSYETNLYGQDIMKMKKSEERALGGNYRKLGLLKSNHDLVVLNDKKEINYFKWNEKDNSLEPAEVNTNLGNEIIDYYQSASELYKKGGLKVNYR; encoded by the coding sequence ATGAAGATAAGTTATATGAATTCTAAGAGATTTAAATTATTGAAAACCTTTTTATTGGTATTCCTATCAATATCCTTTATCATACGTTTGAGTTTTACTTTTTGGGTATTGGAAGAAATTAATAGTTCGATTATAGGAAGTTTTTTAATTGGGTTTTTGTACGATGTAGGAACTATCGCTTTTTTTACTATTCCGTACACATTATATTTATTATTGCTACCTAATCGTTTTGTAGGAAGTATCTTCGATAAGATTTTAACATATTTTGCTTATACTGTTGGTGTCTTAATCTTTTTATTTTCCTTTTTTGCCGAGATTACTTTTTGGGATGAATTTAAGAGACGATTTAATTTTATAGCAGTAGACTATCTAATTTATACATATGAAGTTGTAGCGAATATAAATGAATCCTATCCTTTACCTATTTTGATTAGTGTAATGTTAGTTTTGGTATTGGGTATAACATTTATTACCTATAAGAAGAATGTTTTTAAAGATACATTTGATTCGATAGCACCACGGAAGCAGAAATGGATGCTTTTTTTTGCTAACGTATTCGTGGTGCTTCTTTTTACATTCTTTATCAAAAATAAAGATGCTGAATGGTCTCAGAATCGCTATGTTAATGAAATCTCAAAAGCAGGAATCTATTCTTTCTTTTCTGCTTTTCGAAATAATGAAATAGATTATCAAGAATTTTATGCTACTTTACCAGAAAAGGAAGTGAAAAAATCGATAGAATCTATACTAAAAATTCAACATCCTGAAAAAGAAAAATTATCCATTCGTAGAAAAATTGATAATGGTGGTGAGGAATTAAAATCCAACGTTATTTTTATTTGTATTGAAAGTTTAAGTGCTTCTTTTTTAGAACGGTTTGGAAATGAAGAACATATTACACCTACATTAGATTCATTAACTAGAGAAGGTATTTTTTTTTCTAATTTATTAGCAACAGGAACTCGTACAGTCCGAGGAATGGAAGCTATTACTTTATCAATTCCTCCTACTCCAGGTAGAAGTATTGTAAAAAGACCTGATAATAGAGGTTTATTTACCATAGGTGAAGTATTTAAACAAAAAGGATATCAACGTAATTTTTTCTATGGGGGTGATGGTTATTTTGATAATATGAATCAATTTTTTGGAGGAAATGGATTTAATATTTACGATAGAGGTCGTGGTTTTTTATTAGGGGATGATATTCAAACCATACGAACGAATATTGATGATGATGAAGTGACTTTTGAAAATGCATGGGGTGTTTGTGATGAAGATATTTACAAAAAAGTGATTAAACAAGCAGATGAAAGCTTTCAAAAGGAAGAACCTTTTTTTGATTTTGTGATGACTACTTCAAATCATAAACCGTATACTTATCCTGAAAATGCAATTGATATTCCTTCTGGAACGGGGAGAGATGGCGCTGTAAAATATACTGATTACGCTATTAAACAGTTTTTGAAAGAAATAAAAAATAAACCTTGGTATCAAAATACAGTAATTGTGATTATGTCAGATCATTGTGCTAGTAGTGCTGGAAAGTGGGAATTAGATGTAGAAAATTATCATATTCCGGCTATGATACTTAATTTACCTGAAAGTTCGTCTAAAGAGGTCCATAAGCTTTGTTCACAAATTGATTTATTCCCTACACTTTTTGGATTGTTACATTGGTCTTATGAAACCAATCTTTATGGACAAGATATTATGAAGATGAAAAAATCAGAAGAGCGAGCATTAGGAGGAAATTATAGAAAATTAGGACTTTTAAAATCGAATCATGATTTAGTTGTTTTAAATGATAAAAAAGAAATAAATTATTTTAAGTGGAATGAAAAAGATAATAGTTTAGAACCTGCCGAAGTAAATACCAATTTAGGTAATGAGATTATTGATTATTATCAATCAGCAAGTGAATTGTATAAAAAAGGAGGTTTAAAAGTTAATTATCGATAG
- a CDS encoding cytochrome-c peroxidase (KEGG: lis:LIL_10694 cytochrome c peroxidase): protein MKKLFLTGILVGLSLVSCTPDAESIAVESRVGSLPLFPIEPDNNITTTEKVALGRTLFWDPIMSGNKDVACATCHHPNNAYADNLPISVGVLGQGLAEDRTGPIFALRNSPTVLNSGYIGIDSEGDYDPSNTALFWDSRAKSLEEQALGPLDSQTEMRGDVFAPGTAVDSVVARLNKIQEYKTLFASAFGTEEINGERIGKAIAAFERTLTSNNSRFDRYARGDDSALNAEEIRGLQAFNASKCNECHSGPMFSDFKLHNLGVVNNDVANPNDNGNGQNMFRTPPLRNVALTAPYMHSGVEGTLEEAVGFYDRVDKSLDPDLEKLNLDDSNQDAIVAFLKTLTDEDFDRTIPTSVPSGLNPGGNIE, encoded by the coding sequence ATGAAAAAATTATTTTTAACAGGAATTTTAGTAGGGTTAAGTTTGGTCTCTTGTACACCTGATGCTGAAAGTATTGCAGTTGAATCACGTGTTGGAAGTTTACCACTTTTCCCAATAGAACCGGATAATAATATTACAACAACAGAAAAAGTAGCCTTAGGGCGCACTTTATTTTGGGACCCGATTATGTCGGGAAATAAAGATGTAGCATGTGCAACATGTCACCATCCTAATAATGCGTATGCTGATAACCTTCCAATAAGTGTTGGGGTTTTAGGACAAGGGTTGGCTGAAGATCGAACAGGGCCTATTTTTGCATTAAGAAATTCACCAACTGTTTTAAATAGTGGGTATATTGGGATTGATTCTGAAGGAGATTATGATCCATCAAATACCGCATTGTTTTGGGATAGTAGAGCAAAGTCTTTAGAAGAACAAGCATTAGGTCCTTTAGATTCTCAAACAGAAATGAGAGGAGATGTTTTTGCTCCAGGAACAGCAGTTGATAGTGTGGTAGCCAGATTAAATAAAATTCAGGAATATAAAACACTATTTGCGTCTGCTTTTGGAACTGAAGAAATTAATGGGGAACGTATTGGAAAAGCTATTGCTGCGTTTGAGCGAACATTGACATCAAATAATAGTCGCTTTGATCGTTATGCTCGTGGAGATGATAGTGCATTAAATGCTGAAGAAATTCGTGGGTTACAAGCTTTTAATGCATCAAAATGTAATGAATGCCATAGTGGACCAATGTTTTCAGATTTTAAATTACATAATTTAGGAGTAGTTAATAATGATGTAGCAAATCCAAATGATAATGGAAATGGACAAAATATGTTTAGAACCCCTCCTTTAAGAAATGTAGCCTTAACAGCTCCTTACATGCATAGTGGTGTTGAAGGTACTTTAGAAGAGGCAGTTGGATTTTATGATCGTGTAGATAAAAGTTTAGATCCAGATCTTGAAAAGTTAAATTTAGATGATAGTAATCAAGATGCAATCGTCGCATTTTTGAAAACGTTAACTGATGAAGATTTTGATAGAACGATTCCAACAAGCGTTCCAAGTGGCTTAAATCCAGGAGGTAATATTGAATGA
- a CDS encoding histidine kinase (Member of the two-component regulatory system LytS/LytT that probably regulates genes involved in cell wall metabolism. Contains 1 GAF domain; Contains 1 histidine kinase domain.; KEGG: scf:Spaf_1335 two-component system, sensor histidine kinase YesM), with translation MRFTLQHFYIWLLYGLFLFAIFLLFTDYTTAFINVAVTLFIQIGIYYINLYLIISSFYEKKRYFYYIFINILLIIVSFFVSEIAEELNEMFIEVIESEHYENYNPKALISHTIPSLLSIFASFFTYSYYKQNQEEKKKLAILSAEKNFLIQQINPHFLFNTLNNIYSLSLDHDPKGPEAIMQLSKMLDYSLYGGRKGKVTLQNEIKYIQHFIDLFKLKDEDIQNIKFDYSEADVNKQIAPMLLVPFIENAFKHGNIESSQENSFIKITLKTCDDYCIFNCVNTYSIRKSVDHIGGIGVQNVSRRLELLYPKKHNLKIEQNEKEYSVSLKIALNENT, from the coding sequence ATGCGTTTTACATTACAACACTTTTACATTTGGCTTCTATATGGATTATTTTTATTTGCTATTTTTTTACTTTTTACAGATTATACAACCGCATTTATCAATGTAGCAGTTACTTTATTTATACAAATTGGTATTTATTATATTAACTTATACCTTATTATTTCTTCTTTCTATGAAAAAAAACGTTACTTCTATTATATATTTATAAATATTCTATTAATCATTGTAAGTTTTTTTGTAAGTGAAATAGCTGAAGAATTAAATGAAATGTTTATAGAAGTGATAGAATCAGAACACTACGAAAATTATAACCCTAAAGCTCTTATTTCTCATACTATTCCTAGTTTACTTTCTATTTTTGCTAGTTTTTTCACCTACTCTTATTATAAACAAAATCAAGAAGAAAAAAAGAAATTAGCCATTCTAAGTGCTGAAAAGAATTTCTTAATCCAACAAATTAATCCACACTTTCTTTTCAATACATTGAACAATATATATTCTCTTTCATTGGACCATGATCCTAAGGGACCTGAGGCTATTATGCAACTATCTAAAATGTTAGATTATTCATTATATGGTGGTAGAAAAGGAAAGGTTACTTTACAAAACGAAATTAAATATATTCAACATTTTATCGACCTGTTTAAACTTAAAGATGAAGACATTCAAAATATTAAATTTGATTATAGTGAAGCTGACGTAAACAAACAAATTGCACCTATGTTATTAGTTCCTTTTATTGAAAATGCTTTTAAACATGGTAATATTGAATCTTCTCAAGAGAATAGTTTTATTAAAATCACATTAAAAACATGTGATGACTATTGTATTTTTAATTGTGTCAATACTTATTCTATTAGAAAATCCGTTGATCATATAGGAGGAATAGGAGTTCAAAATGTAAGTAGACGATTAGAACTTCTATATCCTAAAAAACACAACTTAAAAATTGAGCAAAACGAAAAAGAATATTCTGTTTCATTAAAAATAGCCCTAAATGAAAACACTTAA
- a CDS encoding protein MrkE (May be involved in the regulation of fimbrial expression. Contains 1 HTH LytTR-type DNA-binding domain; Contains 1 response regulatory domain.) — protein MKTLKCIIIDDEKPARRLIENYCNRIELDVVGDFKSPLDALPLLESNTIDLIFLDIRMPEISGIDFLKTLNHKPYIILTTAYREYALDAFELDVTDYLLKPIEFPRFLKAINKIQKKPVQVYQELTEPENKNQFITVKSNKRLYKVPFEDILYIQSDNEYITFVTQSHGKLMVHGALKNIEKELPSSFWRIHRSFIINSLHIRYVEGNRVLIQDSPLTISESYRKTFFEHWNTL, from the coding sequence ATGAAAACACTTAAATGTATTATCATTGATGATGAAAAACCAGCACGAAGACTTATTGAAAACTATTGTAACCGAATAGAGTTAGATGTTGTAGGTGATTTTAAATCTCCATTAGATGCTTTACCTCTATTAGAAAGCAACACTATAGATTTAATATTCTTAGATATTCGTATGCCTGAAATTTCAGGGATTGATTTTTTAAAAACTTTAAATCATAAACCGTATATTATATTAACGACGGCATATCGAGAATATGCTTTAGATGCTTTTGAATTAGATGTTACCGATTATTTATTAAAACCCATTGAATTTCCTCGTTTTTTAAAAGCAATTAATAAAATTCAAAAAAAGCCTGTACAAGTTTATCAAGAGCTAACAGAACCTGAAAATAAAAACCAATTCATTACAGTCAAGTCCAACAAAAGATTATATAAAGTACCTTTTGAAGATATTTTATACATTCAGTCAGATAATGAGTACATTACATTTGTTACCCAATCTCATGGTAAGCTAATGGTACATGGTGCATTAAAAAATATAGAAAAAGAATTACCTTCAAGCTTTTGGAGAATACACCGCTCTTTTATCATTAATTCGCTTCATATTAGATATGTTGAAGGAAACCGCGTTCTCATTCAAGATAGTCCTTTAACAATTAGTGAATCATACCGGAAAACTTTTTTTGAACATTGGAATACATTATAA